One Shewanella sp. MR-4 DNA window includes the following coding sequences:
- a CDS encoding pyruvate, water dikinase regulatory protein translates to MAPKVFYISDGTAITAEVFGHAVLSQFPLEFESLTIPFVETLAKAENVKRQINDCFITTGERPLVFHSIVKPEIRDIIYSSEGLDYDFLNTFVAPLEQHLGVSASPVLHRTHGKANHGYEARIDAINFAMDNDDGQTMKHMDQADLILLGVSRCGKTPSSLYLSMQFGIKAANYPFTEDDMDNLKLPEALKRNKKKLFGLTIDPVRLHEIRQSRMENSRYSSLKQCRLEVKEVEMMFKRERIPYIDTTNHSVEEIATKILDVTGLERHMF, encoded by the coding sequence ATGGCACCAAAGGTATTTTACATCTCCGACGGGACAGCGATCACAGCTGAGGTTTTTGGGCATGCAGTACTCTCGCAATTTCCATTAGAATTTGAGTCACTTACAATTCCATTTGTTGAAACATTGGCAAAAGCAGAGAACGTTAAACGACAAATTAATGATTGTTTTATTACAACAGGTGAACGGCCGTTAGTGTTCCATTCGATCGTCAAACCTGAAATTCGGGACATTATTTATTCGAGTGAAGGCCTCGATTACGATTTTTTAAATACCTTCGTTGCACCACTTGAACAACATTTAGGCGTTAGCGCCTCTCCGGTGTTACATCGCACCCACGGAAAAGCCAATCACGGCTACGAAGCCCGTATCGATGCCATCAATTTTGCGATGGACAATGACGATGGCCAAACCATGAAACATATGGATCAGGCCGATTTAATCCTGCTTGGCGTGTCTCGCTGCGGCAAAACCCCGTCTAGCCTCTATTTATCGATGCAGTTTGGTATTAAAGCGGCCAACTATCCGTTCACCGAAGACGATATGGATAACCTCAAATTGCCCGAAGCGTTAAAACGCAATAAGAAGAAGTTGTTCGGCTTAACCATCGATCCGGTGCGTTTACATGAAATCCGCCAAAGCCGCATGGAAAACAGCCGCTATTCGTCCTTAAAGCAGTGTCGTTTAGAGGTCAAAGAAGTCGAGATGATGTTCAAACGTGAACGTATTCCTTATATCGACACCACCAACCACTCTGTCGAAGAAATCGCCACTAAGATTTTGGACGTGACAGGCTTAGAACGTCATATGTTCTAA
- the topA gene encoding type I DNA topoisomerase: protein MGKSLVIVESPAKAKTINKYLGKEFIVKSSVGHIRDLPTSSSSDGTEKVKSAAEVKKMSPEEKARYKKVKEHQALVSRMGVNPEKGWAAKYQILPGKEKVVKELQALADSADQIYLATDLDREGEAIAWHLQEVIGGDSSRYQRVVFNEITKSAIQEAFSKPSALDTNMVNAQQARRFLDRVVGFMVSPLLWKKVARGLSAGRVQSVAVRLVVERESEIKAFVPEEFWDVHAQLNTPASEALRMEVVKYLDSAFEPTNEQQALAAVQALSSASFKVIAREDKATQSKPSAPFITSTLQQAASTRLGFGVKKTMMMAQRLYEAGHITYMRTDSTNLSQEALDSVREMIGKEYGAKYLPAEPIRYGSKEGAQEAHEAIRPSNVNVEAAALTDMERDAQRLYELIWRQFVSCQMTPAQYDATKLTVNAGDYELKATGRILRFDGWTRVQTALKKKNEEDNTLPSVNEGDLLSLVELEPKQHFTKPPARYSEASLVKELEKRGIGRPSTYATIISTIQERGYVKVENRRFYAEKMGEIVSERLVGSFAELMSYDFTASMEQTLDDVAKGELDWKKVLDGFYADFTKQLEKAELAPEEGGMRLNQMVMTNIKCPTCGRSMGIRTGTTGVFLGCSGYELPPKERCKTTMNLTPGIEAISDSEDAETDALRAKHRCGICGTAMDSYLIDEKRKLHVCGNNPVCEGYEVEEGQFKIKGYEGPLIECDRCGHDMELKNGRFGKYFGCTNSECKNTRKLLKNGEAAPPKEDPIYLPELKCSKSDAHFVLRDGAAGIFLAASTFPKSRETRAPLVEELVKYRELLWPKYQYLADAPIADDEGNKAAVKFSRKTKEQYVATEVGGKATGWSAHYVNGKWVTESTAKKAKK from the coding sequence ATGGGTAAATCGCTAGTTATTGTCGAATCACCGGCCAAAGCTAAGACCATTAATAAATATCTTGGCAAAGAATTCATCGTTAAATCGAGCGTAGGTCACATCCGTGATCTACCTACATCTTCTTCATCTGACGGCACTGAAAAGGTGAAATCCGCCGCAGAAGTCAAGAAGATGTCGCCAGAAGAAAAGGCGCGATACAAAAAGGTGAAAGAACATCAAGCGCTGGTATCGCGTATGGGCGTTAACCCTGAAAAGGGCTGGGCGGCTAAATATCAAATCCTACCGGGTAAAGAGAAAGTTGTTAAAGAGCTACAAGCTTTAGCCGATTCTGCTGACCAAATTTATCTCGCAACGGACTTAGACCGTGAAGGGGAAGCCATTGCCTGGCACTTGCAAGAGGTGATTGGTGGCGACTCTTCACGGTATCAGCGCGTGGTGTTTAACGAGATAACCAAATCTGCGATTCAAGAAGCCTTTAGTAAACCTTCAGCCCTTGACACCAATATGGTCAATGCCCAACAGGCACGACGCTTTTTAGATCGCGTCGTCGGCTTTATGGTATCACCGCTGTTGTGGAAGAAGGTTGCCCGCGGTTTATCGGCTGGACGGGTGCAATCTGTGGCTGTGCGCCTAGTGGTTGAACGTGAAAGCGAAATCAAAGCCTTCGTCCCAGAAGAATTTTGGGATGTGCATGCTCAGCTGAATACGCCTGCCAGCGAAGCGCTGCGCATGGAAGTGGTTAAGTACTTAGACTCAGCCTTTGAGCCAACAAATGAGCAGCAAGCATTAGCCGCCGTTCAGGCCTTATCTTCAGCCAGCTTTAAAGTCATTGCCCGCGAAGATAAAGCCACCCAGAGTAAACCTTCGGCTCCTTTTATTACCTCCACCTTGCAGCAAGCGGCCAGTACTCGCTTAGGCTTTGGGGTGAAGAAAACCATGATGATGGCGCAGCGTTTGTACGAAGCGGGTCACATCACTTATATGCGTACCGACTCCACAAACCTAAGCCAAGAAGCTTTAGACAGTGTGCGTGAGATGATTGGCAAGGAATACGGCGCCAAGTATTTACCTGCCGAACCGATTCGTTACGGCTCTAAGGAAGGTGCACAAGAGGCGCACGAAGCGATTCGTCCTTCAAATGTGAACGTCGAAGCCGCAGCTTTAACTGATATGGAACGTGATGCGCAGCGCCTTTACGAGCTTATTTGGCGTCAGTTTGTCTCTTGTCAGATGACACCTGCTCAATACGATGCGACTAAACTCACGGTAAACGCGGGCGATTACGAACTGAAAGCGACTGGACGTATCCTGCGTTTTGACGGTTGGACCCGTGTTCAAACAGCGCTGAAAAAGAAAAACGAAGAAGACAACACACTGCCCTCGGTGAACGAAGGTGATCTGTTGTCTCTGGTCGAATTAGAGCCCAAACAGCACTTTACCAAGCCGCCCGCCAGATACAGCGAAGCGTCATTGGTGAAAGAGTTAGAGAAGCGTGGCATTGGCCGGCCATCAACCTATGCCACCATTATTTCGACGATTCAAGAACGGGGTTATGTCAAAGTTGAAAACCGCCGTTTCTATGCCGAGAAAATGGGTGAAATCGTTAGCGAACGCCTCGTCGGTAGTTTTGCCGAGCTGATGAGCTATGATTTTACCGCCAGCATGGAACAGACTCTCGATGATGTTGCCAAAGGTGAACTGGATTGGAAAAAAGTCCTCGATGGCTTCTATGCCGACTTCACTAAGCAATTAGAGAAGGCTGAGTTAGCACCGGAAGAGGGCGGTATGCGCCTCAATCAAATGGTGATGACTAATATCAAGTGTCCGACTTGCGGCCGTTCAATGGGGATCCGGACTGGCACAACAGGGGTATTCCTTGGTTGTTCGGGCTACGAGTTGCCACCAAAAGAACGCTGCAAAACTACCATGAACTTAACGCCAGGCATTGAAGCGATAAGCGACAGTGAGGATGCCGAGACCGATGCACTGCGTGCCAAGCACCGCTGTGGTATTTGCGGCACGGCGATGGACAGTTATCTTATCGACGAAAAACGCAAACTGCATGTTTGTGGTAATAACCCTGTTTGTGAGGGCTATGAGGTCGAAGAAGGGCAATTTAAGATCAAAGGTTACGAAGGTCCATTAATCGAATGTGACCGTTGCGGCCATGATATGGAACTGAAAAACGGTCGTTTTGGTAAGTATTTCGGTTGTACTAATTCGGAATGTAAGAATACTCGTAAGTTACTGAAAAACGGTGAAGCGGCACCACCAAAAGAAGATCCTATCTATCTGCCAGAGCTGAAATGCAGCAAGTCTGATGCGCATTTTGTGCTACGTGATGGCGCGGCAGGGATTTTTTTAGCGGCCAGTACTTTCCCTAAATCACGGGAAACCCGCGCACCACTGGTTGAAGAGTTAGTGAAATACCGTGAACTGTTATGGCCTAAGTATCAGTATCTTGCCGATGCACCTATCGCCGATGATGAGGGCAACAAAGCGGCGGTTAAGTTTAGCCGTAAGACCAAAGAGCAATACGTGGCGACCGAAGTTGGCGGTAAAGCAACCGGGTGGTCGGCTCATTATGTGAATGGTAAATGGGTGACAGAATCGACGGCGAAGAAAGCCAAGAAATAG
- the astB gene encoding N-succinylarginine dihydrolase: MKHFEANFDGLVGPTHNYAGLSFGNVASLNNAALVSNPKAAAKQGLQKAKALADLGMIQGMLAPQERPDLNTLRRIGFSGSDAQVLQQAAKTAPALLNACCSASSMWTANAATVSPSADTRDGKLHFTPANLVDKLHRSIEPITTGRILTATFNDPHYFHHHNHLPEHNSFGDEGAANHTRLCQEYGHAGVELFVYGQEATNPNAPKPQKYPARQTLEASMAIARLHQLEEDNCVFIQQNPDVIDQGVFHNDVIAVGNQNVLFYHEQAFLNTQAKLDEIRRKLDTELFFIEVPTAKVAINDAVKSYLFNTQIITLPSGEMAIIAPTDCQENPAVYAYLNELLTFNTPIKQVLYFDVKQSMQNGGGPACLRLRVAMNEREVAAVNQHTLLNDALFARLNTWVDKHYRDRLSTQDLTDPQLVIESRTALDELTQIMKLGSVYPFQR, translated from the coding sequence ATGAAGCACTTTGAAGCGAATTTCGACGGACTCGTTGGGCCAACCCACAACTATGCCGGTTTGTCTTTTGGCAATGTGGCCTCACTCAACAACGCCGCTTTAGTCTCCAATCCTAAAGCCGCCGCTAAACAAGGTTTGCAAAAAGCCAAAGCACTCGCTGATTTAGGGATGATCCAAGGCATGTTAGCGCCACAAGAGCGCCCAGATCTTAATACACTGCGCCGAATTGGTTTTTCTGGCAGTGATGCCCAAGTTTTACAACAAGCCGCCAAAACTGCGCCTGCACTGCTTAATGCCTGTTGTAGTGCTTCGAGTATGTGGACGGCAAATGCCGCAACCGTGTCACCTAGTGCCGACACCCGTGACGGAAAACTGCATTTTACCCCTGCCAACTTGGTCGATAAGTTGCATCGCAGCATCGAGCCCATCACAACGGGGCGCATCTTAACAGCAACTTTCAACGATCCCCACTATTTTCATCATCATAATCATTTACCTGAACATAATAGCTTCGGTGATGAAGGTGCGGCCAACCATACTCGCCTGTGCCAAGAATATGGTCATGCAGGGGTTGAGTTGTTTGTTTACGGCCAAGAAGCCACTAATCCTAATGCGCCAAAACCACAAAAATATCCCGCGAGACAAACTCTAGAAGCTTCGATGGCGATAGCAAGATTGCACCAACTCGAGGAGGATAACTGCGTCTTTATCCAGCAAAATCCCGATGTCATTGACCAAGGAGTATTCCACAATGACGTGATCGCCGTGGGTAACCAAAATGTGCTGTTTTACCATGAGCAAGCATTCTTAAATACACAGGCTAAATTGGATGAAATAAGGCGAAAACTCGATACCGAATTATTCTTTATCGAGGTTCCGACGGCCAAAGTGGCGATTAACGATGCGGTAAAGAGTTATTTGTTCAATACCCAGATAATCACCCTTCCCTCAGGCGAAATGGCCATTATTGCCCCGACTGACTGCCAAGAGAATCCCGCTGTTTATGCTTATTTAAATGAGCTACTCACGTTCAATACGCCAATTAAACAAGTGCTGTATTTCGATGTGAAACAGAGTATGCAAAACGGTGGCGGCCCCGCCTGTTTACGTTTACGGGTTGCGATGAATGAGCGAGAAGTCGCTGCCGTTAATCAACACACTTTACTTAACGATGCGTTATTTGCGCGTTTAAACACTTGGGTGGATAAACACTATCGCGACCGCTTATCGACTCAAGATTTAACTGATCCACAATTAGTGATTGAATCACGTACCGCATTAGATGAGCTGACCCAAATAATGAAATTGGGAAGTGTGTATCCATTCCAAAGATAA
- the cysB gene encoding HTH-type transcriptional regulator CysB, giving the protein MKLQQLRYIAEVVKHNLNVSATAENLYTSQPGISKQVRMLEDELGIQIFGRSGKHLTHVTPAGQQVINIANDILGKVESIKKVSEEYTKPDQGELNIATTDTQARYALPHIIRQFIDRYPKVNLHMHQGTPSQISEQAARGDADFAIATEAMHLYSDLIMLPCYHWNRSVVVPKDHPLATRTHISIEDLARFPLVTYVFGFDRASEIEKAFNRANLEPRVVFSATSADVLKTYVRLGLGVGVIASMAIDPNIDKDLVAIDAGHLFAHSTTKIGFRKGSFLRSYMYDFIQHFAPHLTRDVVEKAVALRDQQLIDEMFADKNLPMR; this is encoded by the coding sequence ATGAAACTGCAACAGCTCAGGTATATTGCTGAGGTCGTCAAACACAACCTTAACGTATCGGCCACAGCGGAAAATTTATATACATCGCAACCTGGGATCAGTAAGCAAGTTCGCATGTTGGAAGATGAATTAGGTATTCAAATCTTCGGTCGCAGCGGTAAACATTTGACCCATGTGACACCTGCTGGCCAACAGGTGATTAACATTGCCAATGACATCTTAGGCAAAGTCGAAAGCATTAAAAAAGTATCTGAAGAATACACTAAACCTGATCAAGGCGAGCTGAATATTGCGACGACGGATACACAAGCGCGGTATGCGTTACCCCATATCATTCGTCAATTCATCGACCGTTATCCCAAAGTCAATTTACATATGCATCAAGGCACGCCATCGCAGATCAGCGAGCAAGCGGCCCGCGGAGATGCTGACTTTGCGATTGCCACCGAAGCGATGCACTTGTATTCCGACTTAATCATGTTGCCTTGTTACCATTGGAATCGTTCGGTTGTGGTTCCCAAAGATCATCCATTGGCGACCCGTACCCATATCAGTATCGAAGATTTAGCCCGTTTCCCATTAGTCACTTATGTGTTTGGATTCGATCGCGCCTCGGAGATTGAAAAAGCCTTTAACCGGGCCAACCTCGAGCCGCGGGTGGTCTTTAGTGCGACCAGCGCCGATGTGCTGAAAACCTATGTACGTTTAGGCTTAGGGGTTGGGGTGATTGCCTCGATGGCGATTGATCCTAATATCGATAAGGACCTCGTCGCTATCGATGCAGGCCATCTATTTGCCCACAGTACCACTAAGATTGGTTTTAGGAAGGGCAGTTTCTTACGTAGCTATATGTATGACTTTATTCAGCACTTTGCACCGCATTTGACTCGCGATGTCGTTGAAAAGGCCGTGGCATTACGCGATCAGCAATTAATCGATGAAATGTTTGCCGATAAAAATCTGCCAATGCGTTGA
- a CDS encoding acyl-CoA thioesterase, which yields MPNSLDSSRPAFSDAIEQRINQSEARVIKAVFPSITNHHNTLFGGEALAWMDETAFIAATRFCRKTLVTVSSDRIDFKKPIPAGTLAELIARVIHVGNTSLKVEVNIFVEDMYQDHREHAIRGVFTFVAVDEQRHPTQVWTAE from the coding sequence ATGCCAAACTCGCTCGACTCTAGCCGCCCTGCCTTTTCTGACGCCATCGAACAGCGGATCAATCAATCCGAAGCGCGGGTGATCAAAGCCGTATTTCCTTCTATCACCAATCACCACAACACCTTATTCGGTGGCGAAGCGTTAGCTTGGATGGATGAAACCGCTTTTATTGCGGCGACTCGCTTTTGCCGCAAAACCTTAGTGACCGTCAGCTCCGACAGAATCGACTTTAAAAAACCGATTCCCGCAGGCACCTTAGCTGAACTTATCGCCCGCGTGATCCATGTGGGAAATACCTCGTTAAAGGTCGAAGTGAATATTTTCGTCGAAGACATGTATCAAGATCACCGCGAACACGCCATTCGTGGTGTATTCACCTTTGTTGCGGTTGACGAACAACGCCACCCAACTCAAGTGTGGACTGCTGAATAA
- the zomB gene encoding flagellar motor control protein ZomB — translation MTFTLVLILIGALLLLVIGINVIQQQKERAEAERRIEFARQRAIIDETETVLSNTGMIPCSTHIILVLYRRVQEALEIATTLSASQQQSDFQRRLTDLKSQIESLQSNTPQMPPIENFRLPDNDKQILVLVQTLKKLKAILRAEHNKGRVDPNIFAQEENRIDSLQLRINVDSMLSRARAASFMKQYGSSKQMVTKALATLHAIKAQTPNDPFIARKVDEAKMLLDEIMGAQKLSAPSAPKSKNEEDDIDMLFQPKKKW, via the coding sequence ATGACATTCACCTTGGTTCTGATCCTCATCGGTGCACTTTTACTGCTTGTTATCGGAATTAACGTTATACAACAACAAAAAGAACGTGCTGAGGCTGAACGTCGCATAGAATTTGCCCGTCAACGCGCAATTATTGATGAAACGGAAACCGTATTATCCAACACAGGGATGATCCCTTGCAGTACACACATCATTTTAGTGCTCTATCGTCGTGTGCAAGAAGCGTTAGAAATCGCCACCACTTTAAGTGCGAGTCAACAGCAATCGGATTTTCAACGTCGCCTTACCGATCTGAAATCACAAATCGAATCTTTACAATCTAACACTCCACAGATGCCCCCCATCGAGAATTTTAGATTGCCGGATAATGACAAACAGATCTTAGTGTTAGTACAAACACTTAAAAAGCTAAAAGCCATTTTACGTGCCGAGCACAATAAAGGCCGAGTCGATCCGAATATTTTTGCCCAGGAAGAGAATCGTATCGACAGCTTACAGCTCAGAATTAACGTTGACTCCATGCTGTCGCGCGCACGCGCAGCAAGCTTTATGAAGCAGTATGGCTCATCTAAACAAATGGTCACGAAAGCATTAGCAACATTACATGCCATTAAAGCGCAAACGCCCAATGATCCCTTTATTGCCCGTAAGGTCGATGAAGCCAAGATGCTGTTAGATGAGATTATGGGTGCACAAAAACTCTCGGCTCCGAGCGCACCTAAATCCAAAAATGAAGAAGATGATATCGATATGTTGTTTCAACCGAAGAAGAAATGGTGA
- a CDS encoding 3-deoxy-7-phosphoheptulonate synthase, which translates to MTIKTDELRTSLLAKVISPAQLASEYPLTQDAADYLVQQRREVEAIIMGEDQRLLVIIGPCSIHDTQAALDYARRLAVLHQELKDDLCILMRVYFEKPRTIVGWKGLISDPDLDGSFEPNKGLRIARELLQQITELKLPIATEFLDMVNGQYIADLITWGAIGARTTESQVHREMASALSCPVGFKNGTDGNINIAVDAVRAAKVPHIFYSPDKDGAMSVYRTHGNPYGHIILRGGKKPNYFEQDIEEARLKLESVNVTPRVVVDFSHGNSEKNHLKQLVVADNIMAQMRAGSTAIAGVMAESFLQEGNQKVVEGQPLCYGQSITDACLHWDDSEKLLRDLAKASRDRREFLGK; encoded by the coding sequence ATGACCATTAAAACAGACGAATTACGCACTTCCTTATTAGCTAAAGTCATCTCACCTGCACAACTGGCATCTGAGTACCCGTTAACCCAAGATGCAGCCGATTATCTCGTACAACAACGTCGTGAAGTCGAAGCCATTATTATGGGCGAAGATCAACGCCTATTAGTGATCATTGGCCCCTGCTCAATCCATGATACTCAAGCCGCCCTCGACTACGCTCGCCGTTTAGCGGTATTGCACCAAGAGTTAAAAGACGATCTCTGCATTTTAATGCGTGTGTATTTTGAAAAACCCCGCACTATCGTCGGTTGGAAAGGGTTAATCTCCGATCCTGATTTAGATGGCAGCTTCGAGCCAAATAAAGGATTACGTATTGCCCGTGAGTTACTGCAGCAAATTACTGAACTGAAGTTACCGATTGCCACCGAATTTTTAGACATGGTGAATGGTCAATATATTGCCGATTTAATCACCTGGGGCGCTATCGGTGCCCGCACCACCGAAAGCCAAGTTCACCGCGAAATGGCCTCGGCGCTCTCCTGCCCCGTTGGCTTTAAAAACGGTACCGATGGCAATATTAATATCGCCGTCGATGCGGTGCGCGCAGCAAAAGTGCCACATATCTTCTATTCACCGGATAAAGATGGCGCCATGTCGGTGTATCGCACCCATGGTAATCCTTACGGGCATATCATTTTACGTGGCGGCAAAAAACCGAATTACTTTGAGCAAGATATTGAAGAAGCAAGATTAAAGCTTGAGTCGGTCAATGTGACGCCGCGCGTGGTAGTCGATTTTAGCCACGGCAACAGTGAAAAGAACCACCTGAAGCAGCTTGTGGTTGCCGATAATATCATGGCGCAAATGCGCGCGGGCAGCACGGCGATTGCCGGGGTGATGGCAGAAAGTTTCTTACAGGAAGGCAATCAAAAAGTGGTTGAGGGTCAACCTCTGTGTTACGGCCAAAGCATCACAGATGCTTGCCTGCATTGGGATGACTCGGAGAAATTACTGCGCGATCTGGCTAAAGCCTCCCGTGATAGACGTGAGTTCCTCGGCAAATAA
- a CDS encoding response regulator transcription factor, translating into MKLENLKIIIADDHPLFRNALRQALSSAFEHAQWYEADSADALQSVLDSQNVSYDLVLLDLQMPGSHGYSTLIHLRSHYPELPVVVISAHEDINTISRAIHYGGSGFIPKSASMETLKEALTAVLFGDIWLPAGAEIIPIEDDDTDKMASKLSDLTPQQYKVLQMFAEGLLNKQIAYDLGVSEATIKAHATAIFRKLGVRNRTQAVIALGQLEMDKVDLS; encoded by the coding sequence ATGAAGCTAGAAAACTTAAAAATAATTATTGCCGATGACCATCCATTGTTTCGAAATGCACTACGCCAAGCCCTCAGTAGCGCCTTTGAACACGCACAGTGGTATGAAGCTGACAGTGCCGATGCTTTGCAATCCGTATTAGATTCACAAAATGTGAGTTACGACTTGGTTTTGCTGGATCTGCAAATGCCTGGATCACACGGCTATTCGACGCTGATCCATCTGCGCTCACATTATCCCGAACTGCCAGTAGTGGTGATTTCGGCCCATGAGGATATCAATACTATTAGCCGTGCGATTCACTATGGTGGCAGTGGATTCATTCCTAAATCGGCATCGATGGAAACCTTAAAAGAAGCACTCACCGCCGTATTATTTGGGGATATCTGGTTACCCGCAGGGGCTGAAATCATTCCGATTGAGGATGATGATACGGATAAGATGGCCAGTAAACTCTCCGATCTCACACCGCAACAATATAAAGTGTTGCAGATGTTTGCCGAAGGTTTGCTTAACAAGCAAATCGCCTATGACTTAGGCGTTTCTGAGGCCACCATCAAAGCTCATGCGACTGCCATTTTTAGAAAGCTAGGCGTGCGTAATCGTACTCAAGCCGTTATTGCTTTAGGCCAGCTTGAAATGGATAAAGTCGATTTAAGCTAA